Proteins encoded within one genomic window of Pseudalkalibacillus sp. SCS-8:
- a CDS encoding bifunctional 3-deoxy-7-phosphoheptulonate synthase/chorismate mutase, with protein MSNEQLDQLREQIDQINLQLVDMLNKRAEIVQEIGVIKKKQGVNRYEPVRERHMLDIISEHNQGPLETKTLQHLFKQIFKAGLELQEDHHRRTLLVSRQNQPENTIVDVRGETIGDGRQRLIAGPCSVEYYEQVEAVAETVKKHGVKLLRGGAFKPRTSPYDFQGLGMEGLKILNDVARKHDLSVVSEIVNPADIEEALNYVDVIQIGARNMHNFELLKEAGRTSKPVLLKRGLSATISEFINAAEYIMSQGNGDIILCERGIRTYEKATRNTLDISAVPILKQETHLPVFVDVTHSTGRRDILLPVAKAALAIGADGVMAEVHPDPAVALSDATQQMDLDQFDEFATALKQSYADLI; from the coding sequence ATGAGCAATGAACAACTTGATCAGTTAAGAGAACAGATCGATCAAATAAATCTACAATTAGTCGACATGTTGAATAAAAGAGCTGAAATTGTCCAGGAAATCGGTGTTATAAAGAAGAAGCAAGGGGTCAACCGGTATGAACCGGTCAGGGAAAGACATATGCTCGATATCATATCCGAGCATAACCAGGGCCCGCTTGAGACGAAGACGTTACAGCATTTGTTCAAGCAGATCTTCAAAGCAGGCTTGGAATTGCAGGAAGATCATCACCGCAGGACGTTGCTCGTCTCAAGACAAAACCAGCCTGAGAATACCATTGTCGATGTCCGAGGAGAAACAATCGGTGATGGTAGACAGCGGTTGATTGCTGGTCCTTGTTCTGTAGAATATTATGAGCAAGTGGAAGCAGTAGCAGAGACGGTCAAGAAGCATGGTGTGAAGCTTTTACGTGGCGGTGCATTCAAGCCTCGAACATCTCCCTATGATTTTCAAGGCTTAGGGATGGAAGGGTTGAAAATCCTGAATGACGTCGCCCGGAAACACGATTTATCTGTAGTCAGTGAAATCGTAAATCCTGCAGATATTGAAGAAGCACTGAATTATGTTGATGTCATTCAGATTGGTGCTAGGAACATGCATAACTTTGAACTATTGAAGGAAGCAGGACGCACATCCAAGCCTGTTTTACTGAAGAGAGGTCTTTCGGCGACCATTTCTGAATTCATTAATGCAGCGGAATATATCATGTCCCAAGGAAACGGAGACATTATCCTTTGTGAACGAGGCATACGAACATATGAAAAAGCGACCCGCAACACGTTGGATATTTCTGCTGTTCCGATCTTGAAGCAGGAAACCCACTTACCGGTATTTGTAGATGTGACACATTCCACCGGTCGTCGTGATATCCTCTTACCAGTGGCGAAAGCAGCTCTGGCAATTGGAGCTGATGGGGTCATGGCTGAAGTCCATCCAGATCCTGCCGTTGCATTATCTGATGCGACCCAGCAGATGGATCTCGATCAATTCGATGAATTTGCCACAGCACTCAAACAATCGTATGCAGATTTAATTTAA
- the ytxJ gene encoding bacillithiol system redox-active protein YtxJ, whose protein sequence is MKKIHSWEEFNAIDQTKAFFFLKNSTTCPISQTAFEEVSNFAEDHPHIPTYYLNVQESRALSNQLADEFNVKHESPQIFLFQNGKVLYHDSHWKITFDTLSKVAAEQL, encoded by the coding sequence ATGAAAAAGATTCACTCATGGGAAGAGTTTAATGCCATTGATCAAACAAAGGCATTCTTCTTTTTGAAGAACAGTACTACTTGTCCAATCAGTCAAACAGCATTTGAAGAAGTAAGCAATTTTGCTGAAGACCATCCACATATCCCGACGTATTACTTGAACGTCCAGGAATCAAGAGCACTGTCCAATCAGTTGGCAGACGAGTTCAATGTTAAGCATGAATCACCTCAGATCTTCCTGTTCCAAAACGGAAAAGTACTCTATCACGATTCTCATTGGAAAATAACGTTTGATACGTTGAGCAAGGTTGCAGCTGAACAGCTTTAA
- a CDS encoding YtxH domain-containing protein, with protein sequence MANEQNQNQSNSSIDTKDFLIGSLIGGIVGATTALLLAPKSGRELRTDINDQAIQLKDKSTEMASVAKEKSSNLAQTVSTQTSQAANKVKELSASMKDDYTKWRNKDSQMDEIEEEYNEGKADAIEDAMQTPNSELDELETNYKEKQPTEYK encoded by the coding sequence ATGGCTAACGAACAAAACCAAAACCAATCTAATTCATCAATCGATACGAAGGATTTCTTGATCGGCTCATTAATCGGAGGCATCGTCGGAGCTACAACTGCGCTTCTACTTGCTCCAAAGTCAGGAAGAGAGCTACGCACGGATATTAATGATCAAGCCATCCAACTGAAGGATAAGAGTACGGAAATGGCTTCTGTGGCTAAGGAAAAATCCTCAAACCTTGCACAGACGGTTAGTACTCAAACATCTCAGGCTGCAAATAAAGTGAAAGAACTTTCTGCATCCATGAAGGATGATTACACGAAGTGGAGAAATAAAGACAGTCAAATGGATGAAATTGAAGAAGAATATAATGAGGGGAAAGCAGACGCGATAGAGGATGCGATGCAAACACCTAACAGCGAATTGGATGAATTAGAAACCAACTACAAAGAAAAGCAACCGACGGAATATAAGTAA
- a CDS encoding DUF948 domain-containing protein, producing MEIILYLSVALIAIAFAVLVVFISKTLKSLQLTLTNVAKTLDGLENQLDGVSRETTDLLHKTNKLAEDIQQKSESLNSVFHGVREIGDSLSTVSHSVKNVSTRIAREGERKSDTVSQVVQWSNAALDIYEKWKLKNRRIERTTEPK from the coding sequence ATGGAAATAATCTTGTATCTAAGTGTAGCTCTAATTGCTATTGCATTCGCAGTACTGGTGGTATTTATATCTAAGACACTAAAATCACTCCAATTGACTCTCACCAACGTAGCAAAAACGCTGGATGGTCTGGAGAATCAGCTGGACGGTGTTTCAAGGGAAACGACAGATTTGTTACATAAGACCAACAAGCTAGCGGAAGATATCCAACAAAAATCTGAATCCCTTAATTCAGTATTTCATGGTGTACGAGAAATCGGGGATAGTCTCTCTACAGTCAGTCATTCCGTGAAAAATGTGTCCACTCGTATTGCTAGAGAAGGTGAACGTAAGTCCGACACGGTATCCCAGGTTGTACAATGGAGTAATGCCGCACTTGATATTTATGAAAAATGGAAATTAAAAAACCGACGTATAGAGCGAACAACAGAACCAAAATAA
- a CDS encoding aminopeptidase has translation MIDPRIQTLANNIITYSVDLQPGEKVLIENTGYQKELVNALVEEAYKAGGHPFVTIKDNTTQRALLMGATEEQLELQSKFEETIMKEMDAYVGLRSGDNISELSDVPSENMALYQKKVYKSVHHGIRIPKTKWCVLRYPTPSMSQLADMSTTAFENLFFDVCNLDYSKMLEAMGPLAELMERTDKVEIKGPGTDLSFSIKDIPAIKCAGHKNLPDGEVYTAPVRESVNGTITFNSPSPYNGFVYHNVSFTFQNGKIIEASANDTERLNKVLDTDEGARYIGEFAIGVNPYIQTPMQDILFDEKIDGSFHFTPGQCYEEASNGNDSNIHWDLVNIQRPEYGGGEIYFDGVLIRKDGRFVIPELEPLNPENLK, from the coding sequence ATGATAGATCCAAGAATCCAAACATTGGCAAACAATATCATTACATATTCCGTCGACCTGCAACCTGGCGAGAAAGTATTGATTGAAAACACTGGGTACCAAAAAGAGCTTGTCAATGCTCTTGTAGAAGAGGCATATAAAGCTGGAGGTCACCCTTTTGTCACGATCAAGGACAACACGACACAGCGGGCGTTATTGATGGGAGCGACAGAAGAGCAGTTAGAGCTTCAAAGTAAATTCGAAGAAACGATCATGAAAGAGATGGATGCTTATGTAGGGCTTCGTTCTGGGGATAACATTTCTGAATTGTCCGATGTGCCGTCCGAGAACATGGCGTTGTATCAAAAGAAAGTATACAAATCCGTCCATCATGGGATCCGTATCCCTAAAACCAAGTGGTGTGTTCTGAGATATCCGACTCCATCCATGTCACAGCTTGCTGATATGAGTACCACAGCATTCGAAAATCTATTCTTTGATGTTTGTAACCTTGATTATAGTAAAATGCTAGAAGCGATGGGACCATTAGCAGAGCTGATGGAACGCACGGATAAGGTAGAAATTAAAGGCCCTGGAACAGACTTGTCCTTCTCAATCAAGGACATTCCAGCCATCAAGTGTGCGGGGCATAAGAATCTACCAGATGGAGAAGTGTATACTGCACCTGTTCGCGAATCCGTCAACGGAACCATCACGTTCAATTCACCTTCCCCGTATAATGGGTTCGTATATCACAACGTAAGCTTTACGTTCCAGAATGGGAAGATCATTGAAGCAAGTGCAAACGATACAGAACGCTTGAATAAAGTACTAGATACAGATGAGGGTGCACGGTATATCGGAGAATTCGCCATCGGCGTCAATCCATATATTCAAACACCAATGCAGGACATACTTTTTGATGAGAAAATCGATGGCAGCTTCCACTTTACACCTGGTCAATGTTATGAAGAAGCTTCAAATGGAAATGACTCAAACATTCATTGGGACCTTGTCAACATTCAACGACCTGAATATGGTGGAGGAGAAATTTACTTTGACGGCGTGCTCATTCGAAAAGATGGCCGTTTCGTCATCCCGGAACTTGAACCTCTAAACCCAGAGAACTTGAAATAG
- the murC gene encoding UDP-N-acetylmuramate--L-alanine ligase, translating to MTTYHFVGIKGTGMSPLAQILHDMNYSIQGSDIDKYIFTQQALEERNISVLPFKAENIKEDQVVIAGNAFPDEHEEVAKANELGLPLYRYHHFLGEFMKKFTSVAVTGSHGKTSTTGLLAHVLGAAHPTSYLIGDGSGKGVEDSEYFVFEACEYRRHFLSYEPSYAIMTNIDFDHPDYFKDVNDVFDAFQSMAMQVQKGIIACGDDPYLQQIQANVPVLFYGLNENNDFQAGNIQVNEEGTTFDVFVRNAYYETFSIPGYGTHHVLNALAVIALCHYEQVDVNILKEQLKTFKGVKRRFTEKFVGQQVLIDDYAHHPTEIKATIESAKQKYPDKEVVAIFQPHTYTRTQTFLNEFAESLGQADAVYLCDIFGSAREDRGNLTIENLQERIDQSNIITEDSIDRLSKHENSVLLFMGAGDIQKYQQAYENCIAS from the coding sequence ATGACAACATACCATTTTGTTGGGATCAAGGGGACTGGAATGAGTCCACTTGCACAAATATTACATGACATGAATTATTCGATCCAAGGATCCGATATTGACAAATATATTTTCACCCAACAAGCATTAGAAGAACGGAATATCTCGGTATTACCTTTCAAAGCAGAAAACATCAAAGAAGATCAAGTTGTGATTGCAGGGAACGCATTTCCTGATGAGCACGAAGAAGTAGCAAAAGCAAATGAGCTCGGATTACCACTTTATCGTTACCATCACTTCCTTGGTGAATTCATGAAGAAATTCACAAGTGTTGCAGTGACAGGTTCACATGGTAAGACGTCCACAACCGGGTTATTGGCTCATGTGCTTGGGGCTGCTCACCCTACTTCTTACTTAATTGGTGATGGATCAGGAAAAGGAGTGGAAGATAGCGAGTATTTTGTCTTTGAAGCTTGCGAATACCGCCGTCATTTCCTTTCGTATGAACCATCCTACGCCATTATGACAAACATCGATTTCGATCATCCAGATTATTTTAAAGATGTGAATGATGTATTTGATGCGTTTCAATCAATGGCGATGCAGGTCCAAAAAGGCATCATCGCTTGTGGAGATGATCCATATTTGCAGCAGATCCAGGCGAATGTACCAGTCCTCTTTTATGGATTGAATGAAAACAATGATTTCCAAGCTGGGAATATCCAGGTGAATGAGGAAGGGACGACTTTCGATGTCTTCGTCCGCAATGCCTATTATGAAACATTTTCGATTCCCGGGTACGGCACTCATCATGTGTTGAATGCCTTAGCTGTCATTGCACTTTGCCACTATGAACAAGTAGATGTAAACATCCTGAAGGAACAATTGAAAACCTTCAAAGGTGTGAAGAGACGTTTCACTGAAAAGTTTGTCGGTCAACAAGTGCTGATTGATGATTATGCTCATCATCCGACAGAGATTAAAGCTACGATTGAATCGGCTAAGCAAAAGTATCCTGATAAGGAAGTCGTGGCGATCTTCCAACCTCATACCTATACGAGGACGCAAACCTTCTTGAACGAGTTTGCAGAAAGTCTCGGTCAAGCCGATGCAGTCTACCTGTGTGATATTTTCGGATCTGCACGTGAAGATAGAGGAAATCTCACGATTGAGAACTTACAGGAGCGGATTGATCAATCGAATATCATTACGGAAGATTCCATTGATCGATTGTCTAAACATGAAAATAGCGTACTCTTGTTCATGGGTGCCGGAGATATTCAAAAGTATCAACAAGCCTATGAAAACTGTATCGCATCCTGA
- a CDS encoding nicotinate phosphoribosyltransferase, producing MKEIELKMQGKIKRLTNRTFKFDERVGDGWFSAVYFLKTCKIAETHKPDNIVKMQFFQKKHAVLCGTDEAIALIKTFAKNPDQLEIYSLKDGDRVEPYETVLTIEGPYQNFGFLEGIIDGILGRRTSVATNVYNVVKAASTSGVQKPVIFMGDRDDHFTQQSGDGYSAYIGGSTAQATHAMNEWWGKRGMGTMPHALIQLFEGDVVEASKAYHKQFPEDDLIALVDYNNDVVTDALRVAREFGDLLKGVRVDTSRTLVDQYFWRNQDVLGKFDPRGVNPELIFALREALDEEGYHHVKIVVSGGFTKDRIQAFEEQRVPVDIYGVGSSLLHINIGFTGDNVILNGRPEAKKGRKYRHNDRLEKVD from the coding sequence ATGAAAGAAATTGAATTGAAAATGCAAGGCAAAATAAAACGTTTGACCAATCGTACGTTCAAGTTCGATGAACGTGTCGGTGATGGATGGTTCTCGGCAGTTTATTTCTTGAAGACTTGTAAGATTGCAGAAACGCACAAACCAGACAACATCGTCAAAATGCAATTCTTCCAGAAAAAACATGCGGTTTTATGCGGGACGGATGAGGCTATTGCGTTGATAAAAACGTTCGCAAAAAATCCGGACCAGCTTGAAATCTATTCATTGAAAGATGGCGACCGGGTCGAACCCTATGAAACCGTCTTAACGATTGAGGGACCTTATCAGAACTTCGGATTCCTCGAAGGGATCATTGATGGGATCCTTGGCAGAAGAACCTCAGTTGCTACGAATGTTTATAATGTTGTAAAGGCTGCAAGTACTTCTGGCGTTCAAAAGCCTGTCATTTTCATGGGCGACAGAGATGACCATTTTACGCAGCAATCAGGTGATGGATATTCTGCCTATATCGGAGGATCTACAGCCCAAGCGACACATGCGATGAACGAGTGGTGGGGAAAACGTGGTATGGGGACGATGCCTCATGCCCTGATCCAATTGTTTGAAGGAGATGTTGTGGAAGCATCAAAGGCTTATCACAAACAATTTCCAGAGGATGATCTGATCGCTCTCGTCGATTACAATAATGATGTCGTGACGGATGCGTTGAGAGTTGCCAGGGAGTTCGGAGACTTGTTGAAGGGTGTTCGGGTAGATACTTCCAGAACGCTTGTCGACCAGTATTTCTGGCGGAACCAGGATGTCCTTGGGAAATTCGATCCTAGAGGAGTTAACCCTGAATTGATTTTTGCATTACGCGAAGCATTGGATGAGGAAGGCTATCATCATGTCAAAATCGTCGTAAGTGGTGGATTCACCAAAGATCGTATCCAGGCCTTTGAAGAACAAAGGGTGCCTGTGGATATTTATGGAGTGGGAAGCTCCTTATTGCACATCAATATCGGTTTTACCGGTGATAATGTCATCCTGAACGGTCGGCCAGAGGCTAAAAAGGGGCGAAAGTATCGTCACAATGACAGACTTGAGAAAGTGGATTGA
- a CDS encoding DNA translocase FtsK, with translation MNWFKKMMDFIFEDEEGTGKNEGNNQQRKNVKTKEKGKAIGRIQDPKRSFEPKVKHQYPEDGNFRFPLIPDEKKNRDWEREKGEPEWNVKEQPPQTPKSKRENVSYRNDRSEEQRPKFTGVNFKATEIPSPIYGFRQRPESYPPENMSPTSHSSFEPGYETSRVMDHEKYNEVIQDDEWQDHQNEALINVEVSSGNREVEEEYEQENPSLSEHCFEETVADTGDIGDEEVVSNHPSTHLSTDEEGLGYSSEDLEAEEQRTFNQDEKDTYEEEWMETEEESAEGEKEELTVQESKESTTQEPFEKQNDVPMKDRNRPAQSKERKKSSIPFNVMMLQRDRNKKTETDSSKKDPKKTAPPQREERNYTFPSANLLDKDLVETNDDDTWLDEQIELLQSTLDNFNVKANVLGATKGPSVTRIEVQPAPGVKVNKITNLSDDIKLSLAAKDIRMEAPIPGKNAIGIEVPNKVSKPVTLREIITHSSFQQDSSPLSVALGLDISGQPVITDLQKMPHGLIAGATGSGKSVCINSLLISILYKAHPDDVRLLLIDPKMVELAPYNKLPHLVTPVITDAKEATLGLKWAVDEMERRYELFAKSGVRDMERFNRMVKEKGEPEQKLPYIVVVIDELADLMMVSPQEVEDSICRIAQKARACGIHLLLATQRPSVDVITGLIKANIPTRVAFAVSSSVDSRTIIDSNGADKLLGKGDMLFLGNGVSKPVRIQGNFVSDEEIERITEHVKSQKEPDYLFEKEELVQSTLEFDQSDELFDEACEFVLEQGAASSSSLQRRFRIGYNRAARLVDMMEAKGIVSEAMGSKPRNVLITKQEYEEKSTEQIRH, from the coding sequence ATGAATTGGTTCAAAAAAATGATGGATTTCATCTTTGAGGATGAAGAAGGTACAGGGAAAAATGAAGGGAACAACCAACAAAGAAAGAATGTGAAAACGAAGGAAAAAGGGAAGGCCATAGGAAGAATCCAGGACCCTAAACGGTCATTCGAGCCTAAGGTCAAGCATCAATATCCTGAAGACGGAAACTTCCGATTTCCATTAATTCCTGATGAAAAAAAGAATAGAGATTGGGAGAGGGAAAAAGGGGAACCCGAATGGAACGTCAAAGAGCAGCCCCCCCAGACTCCTAAAAGCAAAAGGGAAAACGTTTCTTATCGAAACGATCGATCGGAGGAGCAACGGCCGAAGTTTACAGGGGTCAACTTTAAAGCGACGGAAATACCATCCCCGATTTATGGGTTCAGACAAAGGCCGGAATCATATCCGCCTGAAAATATGTCTCCTACTTCTCATTCATCCTTCGAACCAGGGTATGAAACATCACGGGTCATGGATCATGAAAAATACAATGAAGTGATTCAAGACGATGAATGGCAGGATCACCAAAATGAAGCCTTAATTAACGTGGAGGTTTCATCAGGCAATAGAGAAGTGGAGGAAGAATACGAGCAAGAAAACCCATCCCTTTCCGAACATTGTTTTGAGGAAACTGTTGCTGATACCGGTGATATAGGTGATGAAGAGGTTGTTTCAAATCATCCAAGTACTCATCTAAGTACAGACGAGGAAGGGTTAGGATATTCATCAGAGGATCTAGAAGCAGAAGAACAACGGACGTTCAATCAAGATGAAAAAGATACATATGAAGAAGAGTGGATGGAAACCGAAGAGGAGTCAGCTGAAGGTGAAAAAGAAGAATTGACAGTTCAGGAGTCAAAAGAATCAACCACTCAGGAGCCATTTGAAAAACAAAATGATGTTCCAATGAAAGATCGAAATCGTCCTGCACAGTCGAAGGAAAGGAAGAAGAGTTCGATTCCTTTCAATGTCATGATGCTCCAACGGGACCGAAACAAGAAAACAGAAACCGATTCTTCAAAGAAAGATCCTAAGAAAACTGCTCCACCTCAAAGGGAAGAACGGAACTATACGTTTCCATCAGCGAACCTGCTTGACAAGGACCTGGTAGAAACAAATGATGATGATACGTGGCTTGATGAACAAATCGAACTTCTTCAATCGACGCTTGATAACTTCAATGTGAAGGCAAATGTACTAGGCGCGACAAAAGGACCTTCCGTTACGAGGATCGAGGTTCAACCAGCACCTGGTGTCAAAGTGAACAAAATCACGAATTTATCCGATGATATTAAGCTTAGTCTCGCGGCGAAGGATATACGGATGGAAGCACCAATCCCGGGCAAAAATGCAATCGGCATCGAGGTGCCGAACAAGGTGAGTAAACCAGTCACGTTAAGGGAGATCATTACACACTCAAGCTTTCAGCAAGATTCTTCCCCTTTGTCCGTGGCTTTAGGCTTGGATATCTCTGGACAGCCTGTTATCACTGACCTGCAAAAAATGCCGCATGGGTTGATTGCTGGAGCGACAGGTTCGGGAAAAAGCGTTTGTATCAATTCACTGTTAATCAGTATTTTGTATAAAGCTCATCCCGATGATGTAAGGTTATTGCTGATTGATCCGAAGATGGTTGAATTGGCTCCATACAATAAGCTGCCGCATCTCGTAACACCTGTCATCACCGATGCAAAGGAAGCAACTCTCGGGTTGAAATGGGCAGTGGATGAAATGGAACGTCGTTATGAATTGTTCGCTAAGTCAGGTGTCAGAGATATGGAACGATTCAATAGGATGGTCAAGGAAAAAGGGGAGCCTGAACAGAAGCTTCCATATATCGTCGTCGTAATCGATGAATTGGCTGATCTGATGATGGTATCTCCACAAGAGGTGGAGGATTCGATCTGTCGGATTGCTCAGAAGGCGAGAGCTTGCGGAATCCATCTTCTTCTTGCGACACAACGCCCATCAGTTGACGTAATTACTGGATTGATCAAAGCGAACATCCCGACAAGGGTAGCCTTTGCCGTGTCTTCATCTGTAGACTCGAGAACAATTATCGATTCTAATGGAGCCGATAAGCTGTTAGGGAAAGGCGATATGCTTTTCTTAGGAAACGGTGTATCCAAGCCAGTTCGTATCCAAGGGAATTTCGTTTCGGATGAGGAAATCGAACGGATTACCGAGCATGTGAAAAGTCAGAAGGAACCAGACTATTTGTTCGAGAAAGAAGAGTTGGTGCAATCTACGCTGGAATTCGACCAAAGCGATGAATTGTTTGATGAAGCTTGTGAATTCGTACTGGAACAGGGAGCAGCTTCTTCTTCTTCCTTACAACGGAGGTTCCGTATCGGTTATAATCGCGCTGCCAGGCTGGTTGATATGATGGAGGCTAAAGGGATCGTATCAGAAGCGATGGGCAGTAAACCGAGGAATGTCCTTATTACAAAACAAGAATATGAGGAAAAATCGACCGAGCAAATTCGACATTAA
- the ytpR gene encoding YtpR family tRNA-binding protein: MLNVYYNDKGIGDVLLVTVDAGQVEERGHEKSGDVVKLVDQKDGRTIGFNIFNASNHFNVKGNGKVDITDQLVKEINTFLHKNNIDETIEFDSRPEFIVGYVENKEKHPDADKLSVCQVDIGSEKLQIVCGAPNIDKGQKVVVSRVGAVMPSGTLIKEAELRGVKSFGMICSAKELDLPNAPQEKGILVLDDSYEVGSDFFAENK, from the coding sequence ATGCTAAACGTATATTATAATGATAAAGGAATTGGTGATGTTTTACTTGTAACCGTTGATGCTGGACAAGTTGAGGAACGTGGTCATGAAAAAAGTGGTGACGTCGTAAAGCTTGTTGATCAGAAGGATGGACGGACGATCGGGTTCAACATTTTCAATGCTTCCAACCATTTCAACGTTAAAGGGAATGGAAAAGTGGACATTACAGACCAACTCGTAAAGGAAATCAACACTTTCCTTCATAAGAACAATATAGATGAAACAATTGAATTTGACTCCCGTCCTGAATTCATCGTGGGATATGTCGAAAACAAAGAAAAGCACCCGGATGCAGATAAACTGAGTGTTTGTCAGGTTGATATCGGTAGTGAAAAGTTACAAATCGTATGTGGAGCGCCAAACATCGATAAAGGTCAAAAGGTTGTCGTCTCTCGTGTTGGAGCTGTCATGCCAAGTGGAACATTGATAAAAGAAGCAGAACTTCGCGGCGTAAAGTCTTTCGGGATGATTTGTTCGGCCAAAGAGCTTGATCTTCCAAATGCACCTCAAGAAAAAGGAATATTGGTATTAGATGATTCTTATGAGGTGGGATCCGATTTCTTTGCTGAAAACAAGTAG
- a CDS encoding DUF1444 domain-containing protein, which translates to MEPIELKRILEKKLKAEDRSFEYDSKEKTLRIEHNASKKGITLSLPGLTAKYEERKEAAIDEVVHHVNEVFSVMNKAPSLEGNQKAIFPVIRSTSFPTENNGESLVHEEHTAETNVFYAQDLGNSYRLLTHKMLEAEGWSLKQVHEIARFNLRSLDCQLKEDHVAGNTFYFLNRNDGYDASRILNVQLLQDMKEKAEGTLAVAVPHQDVLIFADIKNDQGYDVLAQMAMHFFSSGRVPITALPFLYEDGELEPIFILAKNKPTEAD; encoded by the coding sequence ATGGAGCCTATTGAACTGAAACGAATTCTTGAAAAAAAATTGAAAGCAGAAGACCGAAGTTTCGAGTACGACTCCAAAGAAAAAACATTACGCATTGAACATAACGCGTCTAAAAAAGGCATTACGCTTTCATTGCCTGGGTTGACAGCAAAATATGAAGAACGTAAGGAAGCTGCGATTGACGAGGTTGTGCACCACGTGAATGAAGTCTTTTCTGTCATGAATAAGGCGCCATCCTTAGAAGGAAATCAGAAGGCGATCTTTCCGGTCATCCGCTCAACCTCTTTTCCAACTGAAAACAATGGAGAATCACTCGTTCATGAAGAGCATACCGCGGAGACAAATGTGTTTTATGCTCAGGATCTAGGGAATTCATATCGTCTCCTAACCCATAAAATGCTGGAGGCTGAGGGCTGGAGTTTGAAGCAGGTGCATGAAATTGCCCGATTCAACTTAAGGTCCCTGGATTGCCAACTGAAAGAAGATCATGTGGCAGGTAACACATTTTACTTTTTGAATCGTAATGACGGATATGATGCAAGCCGTATCTTGAATGTTCAACTGTTACAGGATATGAAAGAGAAAGCTGAAGGCACTCTAGCAGTAGCAGTTCCACATCAGGATGTTTTGATCTTTGCAGATATCAAAAATGATCAAGGCTATGACGTCCTCGCTCAAATGGCGATGCACTTCTTCTCAAGCGGAAGAGTCCCGATAACAGCCTTGCCATTTCTTTATGAAGATGGTGAGCTGGAACCGATATTCATCCTTGCAAAAAATAAACCAACCGAAGCTGATTAA
- the queF gene encoding preQ(1) synthase, with amino-acid sequence MAKVDVDHSKYEGIRFDIENEDVILVDILETIPYEYVGKETLVTIPTTEFTSVCPWSGLPDFAEIHISYIPNEKLVEMKSLKYYLTSYRNVGIYQEHATNRILDDLVHLLDPKEMQITAIWNARGGLGTEVVSEYKKSE; translated from the coding sequence GTGGCAAAAGTTGATGTTGACCACAGTAAATACGAAGGTATTCGATTCGATATAGAAAATGAGGATGTCATCCTCGTCGATATACTAGAAACAATTCCATATGAGTATGTAGGGAAGGAAACACTCGTAACGATTCCTACAACAGAATTCACTTCGGTATGTCCTTGGTCTGGACTTCCTGATTTTGCGGAAATCCATATCAGCTACATTCCGAACGAAAAATTAGTCGAAATGAAGTCCTTGAAATATTATCTGACTTCTTATCGAAATGTAGGGATCTATCAAGAGCATGCAACGAATCGTATCCTTGATGATCTTGTCCACCTTCTGGATCCGAAGGAAATGCAGATCACTGCAATCTGGAACGCACGTGGCGGATTAGGCACAGAAGTCGTATCTGAGTATAAAAAAAGCGAATAA
- a CDS encoding thioredoxin family protein, with protein MKTIHTEEEWNNAIQSENALIMFSADWCPDCVVIKPIMKEIEEEYDQFDFYYVDRDKHIELCQELDIFGIPSFLAYRHGEETGRYVDKERKSKEQITAFLNSLA; from the coding sequence ATGAAAACAATCCATACAGAAGAAGAATGGAACAATGCGATTCAATCGGAAAATGCCCTCATCATGTTTTCGGCTGATTGGTGCCCAGACTGTGTGGTCATCAAGCCGATCATGAAGGAAATAGAAGAAGAATACGATCAATTTGACTTTTATTATGTGGATCGGGATAAGCATATCGAACTTTGCCAAGAACTCGATATTTTCGGAATTCCAAGCTTCCTTGCCTACCGTCATGGAGAAGAAACAGGAAGATATGTCGATAAGGAAAGAAAGTCCAAGGAACAGATTACAGCTTTCTTGAACTCACTCGCATAA